DNA from Tripterygium wilfordii isolate XIE 37 chromosome 15, ASM1340144v1, whole genome shotgun sequence:
CCAATTCCCAAAATAGTTGTGGATAGTGAAACAAAGATTACAAGCTGAAGAAGCCAATGGTACTGGCCTTCAAGACCCATGTGATCAGTTGAATGGAGATGGAAGAGAAGAATTTCTTGCGCAAACGCGATAACTGCAATAAGTTGTGTTAGGCCATGCTTAGCTGTTTTTGGACTAATCTTGTCAAGAATGATAGCAAAAGTTGCATAGACAAAGAAGGTCATCGAGATTAGTGAATGTTCAAAGTTGTGGAGATGGCTTGATGGTATGGTTCCATCTGTGTCTAATGGTTGGTGCTTTTTTGGGGCAACGAAGAGCTCCATGGCTACAGAAATGGAGCTCCCTGTCATAATAAAGTAGAGCTCTATGTACCTTATTTTGGAGGTAGGAAACCATGGAGTAGAATTGTAGGTATTTGGACGGCGAGAGTGGATTTTAATTTGGTTAAAAAGATGCCATAGACCTAACAGAAAGAAACCAAGTCCTGGTGCAACATGTCCTACCAAAGTACCCATAATGGCAGAAACTCTTGTTGATGAAAGAGGGAAGGGGATAGTGatttgtgaaaaagaaagtGAGGATTAGTGGGATTTTAAAGGGGAAACTTGAGTGGgaaaatgtatattttaaatAGCCATGATTTCCACACTCAATTTATTAATTCTTCACCTAATACTGCTGCTTGTGACAACTTAATTGCCTAAAATTTTCAAGAACTCAAGATCATCCATGTCAAGACTTGAAAATCTCTCATGACATCGTGTTGGCATAACCCAGCCGAAcggtttataagcaaaagtcCAATTTCTCACACATCAACAAGACCTTTTATGGGCTCAAGTACCGTTAAGTTAGCCGGCTCAGAGAAACAAAGTTGTGCGGCCCGATGTATTAAAAGTGATCCAGTAAACCCAAAGCCAACAATATTATTGAGACCTCAAAAGTATGGTACTCATTTTACCTCTAATCAATGTGAAGTATTGGATGTAGAGTGGGACGTACATGTGTTTGTAATCAATGGCTATTGCACATGTCACATAAATTTTAAAGTAAAATGGGGGGTCATACTTTGGGGGTATGTAGCATTACTCTATTGTTGGTGTGTTTGGACTgggaattttaaaaattcatgTTCTCAAAAACTCAAGATCATCTAAAGATATACCCACTCTCTCTGTGCGACAAAACAGAACAGATGCAGTGTCATTATCCAACCGAACTTCAATTAAAAACTCCATTATTGTTTACACACTACATCACAATTTTATACTAGGAAAATTCCAAAGTCGCGGTTCACATGGGTTAATTTAAAATCTCATTGAAGAACTAGACGCCCTGTTAAGTTTTAGATATATGTTCTAGTGTGCGTCAAAATGTGTAGAACTTTCAAAAAATGCTTAATGGACGTATGTTTCGTAGTGTTTATGTGGAATTTATGGTCTTGATTTTTGTTGCACTGCAGGTCATATTGAAGAACTAATCCACAAGCACCCAATATATGTTGAGGATTTATGAGACTGTGTGGGTGTTTAGTAGACTGAAATTGATAGGTTTGGATGACAAGTCAGCTGGTAGTATTAGTTATTGACTAATTTTATAATGTCACTGATGGGGGCAGGTGGAGGGTAGGCGACTTGGCTTATTTTTAGATACAAATAATATTAACATGACATTGtgctagggctgttattggtacggttaccgttaccaaacacggaataccgttaccgtaccaattctttcggtaactcaaaaaatgttaccgttaccgttaccgaaagagtcggtataccgatggtcggtataccgatcgatcggtaatggtaagtcggtaattggtaaatttaccaattcttaaaacctatttaaaaaagagaagaaaaaaaatgcatcaagtagcattgtgcttaatagtcattgtatgagactacaacactttcatcttgcctacaataccaataataaaaattatagattagtgagaaggatcattgtgctacatgtgaataagagaaaagacctatcaattggagaaaaaaagaaaggagaattcacataacattattccaacaatctataacggaaaatatttcatttcattaatttctaatatttttagtatccgaagtgttttaaactccacagcaggaaagctagaagaaacaagataaataaagataaaagaccataatggaaagggagaagaaaagcttgtaatcaataccaacaaagcattttgttatgtaacaaacactgctttaaagttaatgaaattgttacgagtgatatataaatgataaccctaaaaaaatcaatggtctagattaaattagatcaatctaatggtcataattaaataaaactaaaactaaaaataatattatatatttaatatatatgtcggtaatcgggaaatttaccagttttgaactttgcttaccgttaccgttaccaaaatcatcggtaaatttaccataccgaacaattggtaacggtataccaatcttctgctattttcggtaaccaattcgtcggtaatgatataccaatggataatttaccataccagtaacagccctacaTTGTGCGATAACACAAATTATACTCCGATATACCATCTGTATGGGACTATTTTTCCCCACACTCGAGGAAATGTGCACTGAGTACCACTTGGCCCAtcccttttatttatttcaagatAATATCTCGCCTCCCCAACTCGAACGCTCTGTGAAGTTGGGAGAGTGAGTAGTCGATAGAATAAAGTAATGCTCCCAATAATGCTATTGTTTTTGGATAAGCCATTTAAATATGGTTATTttcttatataaaaaaaaaagagttatgtACAGCTGGAGCTTAAAAGTaaactatatatttttcttttcccttttttttttaactttgaaaGAAATTATTGATTGGATGTGCTTCAATTAGGAGGGGGCCGCGAACTCTGGAATTTCCCAAATGTTCGTGACTCTTTATTCGGTAGTGCAGaaaaatttttgaaataaatgtGTAGAGTGATATGACACACCTCACAAATCGTTggattgcaatttcaaactttggAAAATTAATCTCGTTCCCTTCAATTAAAAGCCCACACAATTAATCTTCATAAATCCTAATTTCTTATAAGATGTCAGTTGTTTAGTGATACTTTAAAAGTTtgctattaattaatttatgttgttgctttttttctatttttggttTATGTTACGAGTACTATTTCTATGAGGTTGTGAATTTGTGTTCTATGTGAAGTTCTTGCTTTGTTttgtagctttttttttttttaaacgggagaggggggattcgaaccctggtCACTAGAGTTTGTTTTGTAGCTTTGAAATCTGGTATTATGCGTAAAGGGTATAATGCTGGAATGAATATACGGTATTATTGCATAGCCTTCCAAGTCTTTGATAATTTGCTTGTTAGAAATTCTGCTGTGATTGGCTTAGATTACTTGCAAATACTTTTATTCCAGCTCTTCCACACATTTCAGAAATACATACAACACATCAAAGCAGTCAAACGCAAAGCCAAACAACTTCATAATACACACATTTTCATTAGGCCAACAATACTCCATCCACACCTTCAAAGATACTGATATTGTTTACcttgacataaaaataaaattcttagACTCGCCAAGCTTGCTTGGTTTCTGGAAGTCAACATCGTCATCCgagtcttcttcttcctctttctcttcttctcccttTGTTAACAGCGGATACTGAACTACCCTTTTGCGATAAACCCTgatcaaaaccaaataaaacAACATACAAAGCATCGTAATAAGTATCAAGTAGCTGCTGAATTGAATGTTGACCAAGGATTTAGCCCTGTGAAGTGCCTCTTGAGTATGGCATGCAGCCAATAGACGACCATCTTCGTAGCACAGGTAGCAACCTTTAGGAATTAATGCTGGAGTATAAAGCATAAAACCCAGGACTATAAACCATACTCCTTGGAACAAAATACTAAACGACCTAACAAAGCTAACCAAGAAACTCTTTTGAAGACCAAGTCCCAGAATGGTTGTGGCTAGAGAAACAAAGATTACAAGCTGAAGAAGCCAGTGGTACTGGCCTTCGAGACCGACGTGATCGGTGGAATGGAGATGGAAGAGAAGAAATTCTTGCGCGAACGCGATAACTCCAATAAGCAGTGTTAGATCACGCTTAACTGCTTTCGGGCTCATCTTGTCAAGAATGATGGCAAAAGTTGCATAGACAAAGAAGGTCGTTGAGATTAGTGAATGTTCAAAGTTGTGGAGATGGCTTGATGGTATGGTTCCATCTGTGTCTAATGGTTGGTGTTTT
Protein-coding regions in this window:
- the LOC119980097 gene encoding transmembrane protein 45A-like, whose amino-acid sequence is MGTLVGHVAPGLGFFLLGLWHLFNQIKIHSRRPNTYNSTPWFPTSKIRYIELYFIMTGSSISVAMELFVAPKKHQPLDTDGTIPSSHLHNFEHSLISMTFFVYATFAIILDKISPKTAKHGLTQLIAVIAFAQEILLFHLHSTDHMGLEGQYHWLLQLVIFVSLSTTILGIGLPKSFLVGFVRSFSILFQGVWFIVLGFTLYTPAFIPKGCYLYHKDGRILVACHTQEALHRAKSLVNIQFSSYLILSTILCMSFYLILIRIYRKRVIHDVHYPLLTKGEEEEEEEEDLDDDVEFQKPSTLGHSKNFIFMSR
- the LOC120017199 gene encoding transmembrane protein 45A-like, coding for MGTMVGHVAPGLGFFLLGLWHLFNHIKLYSLRPKTYTSSPWFPTSKMRYIELYFIMTGSSISVAMELFIGPTKHQPLDTDGTIPSSHLHNFEHSLISTTFFVYATFAIILDKMSPKAVKRDLTLLIGVIAFAQEFLLFHLHSTDHVGLEGQYHWLLQLVIFVSLATTILGLGLQKSFLVSFVRSFSILFQGVWFIVLGFMLYTPALIPKGCYLCYEDGRLLAACHTQEALHRAKSLVNIQFSSYLILITMLCMLFYLVLIRVYRKRVVQYPLLTKGEEEKEEEEDSDDDVDFQKPSKLGESKNFIFMSR